In Parageobacillus sp. KH3-4, the genomic window GAAATCCCAGCTTACGAATTTCATGTTGAACCATTTGAAAAATTTCTTCTAGTCTCGCCTCAATAATATCGGCAATTTCCAGCTGGCTAAACTGCTGATGTTGATCAGTGCCGATGATCGGAACATCGAACACTTCTTCTTCAGAAGCAAGATCATAAAAAGCGTGTCCATGTTTCAGTTTAATTTTTTCTGCATCTTCCGTCGACGTTCGGAGCCCGATCGACAAGTCTTTGGTAATATGATCGCCTCCAACGGGCAAAACGGAAGTTGCCTGCAAAAAACCTTGTTCAAAGATGGCGATGGTCGTGGAACCGCCGCCGATGTCGACTAAAGCCACTCCCAAATTTTTTTCATCATCTGACAGCGCAATGGAACCAGCAGCTAGCGGCTGCAGGCAAATATCGCTTATTTCCAGCCCGGCTCTTTCCACGCAACGAAGCAAGTTATGTAAAACCGTTTTCGCGCCGGTAATAATCGTTCCTTCCATTTCGAGACGAACGCCGAGCATTCCCCGCGGATCGTTAATCCCGTCTAATCCATCAACGATAAACTGCCGCGGGATTACGCCAATAATTTCCCGATCCGGAGGAATCGATACAACTTGTGCAGCGTCCATCACACGCGCAACGTCTTCATCGGTGATTTCGCGGTTTTCGCTGGAAACAGCGACAATGCCGTGGCAATCTTGAAGCTGCACATGATTGCCAGTCACACCGACAATGACCCGGCGAATCGTCAAGCCGACCATCCGTTCCGCCTGTTCAACCGCTCTTTTGATCGATTGCACCGTTTTATCTATGTCAACGATGGCCCCTTTTTTCAGCCCTTCTGATTTTACATTTCCCACTCCAATAATGTTGAGTGACTCGTTTAACATTTCTCCGATTATGACTTTGACGCTGGATGTGCCAATGTCAAGACTAACGACGATTTCATTGCTGCTCATTTCTTGGTACCTGCCTACTAAAATCGTATATTTACCGCTTTTCTAAAATCAACAATCCAGCTTTACATCCATTTTTGCGGTTTATTACACATTTTAGATTTTAGTAAGCAGTGACACCTCCTTTAGCTGAATTTATACATTCCGACTGACAGCTACATTAAAATCTATAACAGAACGTTCGCTTATCACCGGCAATCGTTTATATAAAAGACGATCAATCATTTTACTCATATATTCAACATTTGAAGAAACTTTCCTTTTTTCCAATTAACTTTTTTCACGGTTTCGTCGCCTTTCCATCCATTCGGCAAGAAGGAGGCGGCGAATAACGGCAATATTTTGAAAA contains:
- the ftsA gene encoding cell division protein FtsA; translation: MSSNEIVVSLDIGTSSVKVIIGEMLNESLNIIGVGNVKSEGLKKGAIVDIDKTVQSIKRAVEQAERMVGLTIRRVIVGVTGNHVQLQDCHGIVAVSSENREITDEDVARVMDAAQVVSIPPDREIIGVIPRQFIVDGLDGINDPRGMLGVRLEMEGTIITGAKTVLHNLLRCVERAGLEISDICLQPLAAGSIALSDDEKNLGVALVDIGGGSTTIAIFEQGFLQATSVLPVGGDHITKDLSIGLRTSTEDAEKIKLKHGHAFYDLASEEEVFDVPIIGTDQHQQFSQLEIADIIEARLEEIFQMVQHEIRKLGFRDLPGGYVLTGGVANMPGILELAHVVLGSSVRIAMPDYIGVRDPQYTTGVGLIKFAYRQAALQGKTVPVAASVVEPMEKRPQKQQQPKQKKKEATFGKKMKKFFGYFFE